A DNA window from Halorubrum sp. DM2 contains the following coding sequences:
- a CDS encoding DoxX family protein, translating to MVARFRSAATAVLALLATLVARPVAAHVDYVTEDSGDPMDAVTFVVDVLSEPFNAALFAGSGLVALVGLAAYLWVRPTIVDVVVLREKLAGYGDLVPWMLRLAVGLPLVGAGFQGYLFAPTLSFNTAVNPFLRVLFIGLGFFILFGLGTRIVSAVGLATYAWVFLAVDSSVVLAVEYVPVFVALVILGGGRPSADDMLLEVASTPGSYYGRIDPVHHLKSFLDESTAPLRRYVPTVLRVGMGVSFVYLGLIQKLADPGSALLVVEKYDLTSVVPVDPGLWVVGAGVTEVAVGLALIAGFFTRGAAALSFVLFTTTLFGLPDDPVLAHVALFGMASAVFTLGSGPLSFDRWVGRPALGDEEPVAAAD from the coding sequence ATGGTCGCTCGTTTCCGATCAGCCGCCACGGCCGTGCTCGCCCTGCTCGCGACGCTCGTCGCGCGACCGGTCGCGGCCCACGTCGACTACGTTACCGAGGACTCCGGCGACCCGATGGACGCGGTGACGTTCGTCGTCGACGTGCTCTCGGAGCCGTTCAACGCGGCGCTTTTCGCCGGCTCGGGGCTCGTCGCGCTCGTCGGACTCGCCGCCTACCTGTGGGTGCGACCCACCATCGTCGACGTGGTCGTCCTCCGCGAGAAGCTCGCCGGCTACGGCGACCTCGTCCCGTGGATGCTGCGGCTCGCCGTCGGACTCCCTCTCGTCGGCGCTGGCTTCCAGGGGTACCTCTTCGCGCCGACGCTCTCGTTTAACACCGCAGTGAACCCGTTCCTCCGGGTGCTTTTCATCGGACTTGGGTTCTTCATTCTCTTCGGGCTCGGGACTCGGATCGTCTCGGCGGTCGGGCTGGCGACGTACGCGTGGGTGTTCCTCGCCGTCGACTCGTCCGTCGTCCTCGCGGTGGAGTACGTCCCGGTGTTCGTCGCGCTGGTGATCCTCGGCGGCGGCCGACCGAGCGCGGACGACATGCTGTTAGAGGTCGCGAGCACGCCGGGGTCGTACTACGGCCGGATCGACCCGGTCCACCACCTGAAGTCGTTCCTCGACGAATCGACAGCCCCGCTGCGGCGGTACGTGCCGACGGTACTCCGGGTCGGGATGGGCGTCTCGTTCGTCTACCTCGGGCTGATCCAGAAGCTCGCAGACCCCGGCAGCGCGCTCCTCGTCGTCGAGAAGTACGACCTCACGTCGGTCGTTCCGGTCGACCCCGGACTGTGGGTCGTCGGTGCCGGCGTGACCGAGGTCGCGGTGGGGCTGGCGCTCATCGCGGGCTTTTTCACCCGCGGCGCGGCCGCGCTCTCGTTCGTGCTGTTCACCACGACGCTGTTCGGGCTCCCGGACGACCCCGTCCTCGCGCACGTCGCGCTGTTCGGCATGGCGTCTGCCGTCTTCACGCTCGGCTCCGGGCCGCTGTCGTTCGACCGGTGGGTCGGTCGTCCCGCGCTCGGCGACGAGGAGCCGGTCGCGGCGGCGGACTGA
- a CDS encoding glucose-6-phosphate isomerase has protein sequence MNVDLGNALETTPGLTTETLDRLDDRVAAAHERIAGGMADEEFGYAALNLPETADPDAIYAAVDGFDRPEAVLTVGIGGSALGAATLATALESDVDAYVLDNVDPDDTRRLLADLPLNDTVVNVVSKSGTTAETLANFLVVREAMADAGVDWTDRTLVTTGEEGNLRELADRHDLPSLPVPDGVPGRFSALSTVGLAVAALQGHDVAAVLAGGRDGMESLSGSLYESPAYAYGAATYALAERGALTNAVMPYAESLETFAEWFAQLWAESLGKDGLGQTPARALGATDQHSQLQLYRAGPPDKLVTLVRPTERADVPIPETDLDGLAYLGGSSLGGLLDAEFEATEASLAAADVPNVRVEIDRVDERSLGELLYGMEAACVLYGELASVSTFTQPAVEWGKKAARGLLGGGDFEEAEAVTEKRELRID, from the coding sequence ATGAACGTCGACCTCGGCAACGCTCTGGAGACGACTCCCGGGCTCACGACGGAGACGCTGGACAGACTCGACGACCGCGTTGCGGCCGCGCACGAGCGGATCGCGGGCGGAATGGCCGACGAGGAGTTCGGGTACGCAGCCCTGAACCTCCCCGAGACCGCGGACCCGGACGCGATCTACGCCGCGGTCGACGGGTTCGACCGCCCCGAGGCGGTGCTGACGGTCGGCATCGGCGGGAGCGCGCTCGGCGCAGCGACGCTCGCAACGGCGCTCGAAAGCGACGTGGACGCGTACGTCCTCGACAACGTCGATCCCGACGACACACGGCGGCTCCTCGCTGACCTCCCGCTCAACGACACCGTCGTCAACGTGGTCTCGAAGTCAGGGACGACCGCGGAGACGCTCGCGAACTTCCTCGTCGTCCGCGAGGCGATGGCCGACGCGGGCGTCGACTGGACCGACCGCACCCTCGTCACCACCGGCGAGGAGGGGAACCTCCGGGAGCTGGCCGACCGCCACGACCTGCCCTCGCTGCCGGTTCCGGACGGGGTCCCCGGCCGCTTCTCGGCGCTGTCGACGGTCGGCCTCGCGGTCGCCGCGCTTCAGGGCCACGACGTCGCGGCCGTCCTTGCGGGCGGCCGCGACGGGATGGAGTCGCTGTCGGGGTCGCTGTACGAGTCGCCCGCCTACGCGTACGGCGCGGCGACGTACGCGCTCGCGGAGCGCGGCGCGCTCACCAACGCCGTGATGCCGTACGCCGAGTCGCTGGAGACGTTCGCGGAGTGGTTCGCACAGCTGTGGGCCGAGAGTCTCGGCAAGGACGGGCTGGGCCAGACTCCCGCCCGGGCGCTCGGCGCGACCGACCAGCACTCCCAGCTCCAGTTGTATCGCGCCGGGCCGCCGGACAAACTGGTGACGCTCGTGCGCCCGACCGAGCGCGCCGACGTGCCGATCCCCGAGACCGACCTCGACGGGCTGGCGTACCTCGGCGGCTCGTCGCTCGGCGGGCTGCTCGACGCCGAGTTCGAGGCGACCGAGGCGAGCCTCGCGGCGGCGGACGTTCCCAACGTGCGCGTCGAGATCGACCGCGTCGACGAGCGAAGCCTCGGTGAGCTGCTCTACGGAATGGAGGCGGCCTGCGTGCTGTACGGCGAGCTCGCGAGCGTCTCGACGTTCACCCAGCCCGCGGTCGAGTGGGGGAAGAAGGCGGCCCGCGGACTGCTCGGCGGCGGCGACTTCGAGGAGGCCGAGGCCGTCACGGAGAAGCGCGAACTCCGGATCGACTGA
- a CDS encoding DNA double-strand break repair nuclease NurA, translating to MTLDPIHVENIAQLAYGIGGDVDATDHDDLAERVWREWLPELRREGRVVIEALGDHERRRADIDDVALAERPFETVHGLDSGTINPTTFKNGLVVDVAHAAMASSPTDLDLHRDRTIVATVHAGDSTAGFDSEWTKRDESHTKQRVLHVPRVNRYAERVVHALALYLAEGTHALDHADRVDGLLVLDGPIYPKELFTWTDRDPELGELAREAKPRGVIEKYVRLVERFVERDVPLAGFVKNPASGTAVRALARAGVESPWPDDTALFTRLLERRDPDHRSAGGDGGGDRAADRGARLDDDLTFTTWFRSRGGADAAMAADEDALGVDRELDPELYEVTFMVVYDPRTDVTYKLEAPYAFTRDPDTRERLTRQVVAEVAATRGPPEPVAKADELARISATEKAALRRKFEERLGSDQQATYDDLRWGKAEF from the coding sequence GTGACGCTCGATCCGATCCACGTCGAGAACATCGCGCAGCTCGCGTACGGCATCGGTGGCGACGTGGACGCGACGGACCACGACGACCTCGCCGAGCGCGTCTGGCGTGAGTGGCTCCCCGAGCTGCGCCGCGAGGGTCGGGTCGTGATCGAGGCGCTCGGCGACCACGAGCGCCGACGGGCCGACATCGACGACGTCGCGCTCGCCGAGCGCCCGTTCGAGACGGTCCACGGCCTCGACTCCGGGACGATCAACCCCACGACGTTCAAGAACGGCCTCGTCGTCGACGTCGCGCACGCGGCGATGGCGAGTTCGCCGACGGATCTGGACCTCCACCGCGACCGGACCATCGTCGCGACTGTTCACGCCGGCGACTCGACCGCAGGCTTCGACAGCGAGTGGACGAAGCGCGACGAGAGCCACACGAAACAGCGCGTCCTCCACGTCCCGCGGGTGAACCGCTACGCGGAGCGGGTCGTCCACGCCCTCGCCTTATACCTCGCGGAGGGGACCCACGCGCTCGACCACGCCGACCGCGTCGACGGCCTCCTCGTCCTCGACGGCCCGATCTACCCGAAGGAGCTGTTCACGTGGACGGACCGGGACCCCGAGCTCGGCGAACTCGCCCGGGAGGCGAAGCCGCGCGGGGTCATCGAGAAGTACGTCCGGCTCGTCGAGCGGTTCGTCGAGCGCGACGTGCCGCTGGCCGGGTTCGTGAAAAATCCCGCGAGCGGCACCGCGGTCCGGGCGCTCGCGCGCGCCGGCGTCGAGTCGCCGTGGCCCGACGACACCGCGCTGTTCACGCGGCTGTTGGAGCGGCGCGACCCCGACCACCGATCCGCCGGAGGTGACGGTGGCGGCGACCGCGCCGCCGACCGTGGCGCGCGGCTCGACGACGACCTCACCTTCACCACGTGGTTCCGGAGTCGTGGCGGCGCGGACGCGGCGATGGCCGCCGACGAGGACGCGCTCGGCGTCGACCGCGAGCTCGACCCGGAGCTGTACGAGGTCACGTTCATGGTCGTCTACGACCCCCGCACAGACGTGACGTACAAGCTGGAGGCCCCGTACGCGTTCACGCGCGACCCCGACACCCGCGAGCGGCTCACTCGGCAGGTCGTCGCCGAGGTGGCGGCGACGCGCGGCCCGCCCGAGCCGGTCGCGAAGGCGGACGAGCTGGCGCGGATCTCGGCCACCGAGAAGGCGGCGCTCCGCCGGAAGTTCGAGGAGCGTCTGGGTAGCGACCAGCAGGCGACCTACGACGACCTCCGATGGGGGAAGGCGGAGTTTTGA
- a CDS encoding type II CAAX endopeptidase family protein produces MSDDPPAAAVGERLTRVASALFAIVFAFLVANAVTVPGTNLAASLGLVSEGSNGYRLLQTLLQFAGFVAAIAGYLAVTDQWDLARASRPTAREAGIIVGGGVLLFGFQYGALFALDQIGLSTGQNQAVVPGGDPVTYYLAMIAVSLAVVGPVEELLFRGVVQGGIRRAFDAAPAILIASVAFGLIHLPAVSGTMVEQWAYVGVVVVLGAVLGAFYEWTDNVVVPGLVHGVYNAVTYVVLLAQVV; encoded by the coding sequence ATGAGCGACGACCCCCCCGCGGCGGCGGTCGGCGAGCGATTGACTCGCGTCGCGAGCGCGCTGTTCGCGATCGTGTTCGCGTTCCTCGTCGCGAACGCAGTCACCGTGCCCGGAACGAACCTTGCCGCCTCCCTCGGGCTAGTGTCGGAGGGATCGAACGGCTACCGGCTGCTCCAGACCCTGCTCCAGTTCGCCGGGTTCGTCGCCGCGATCGCGGGGTACCTCGCCGTCACCGACCAGTGGGACCTCGCTCGCGCCTCCCGGCCGACCGCCCGCGAGGCGGGGATCATCGTCGGCGGCGGCGTCCTCCTCTTCGGGTTCCAGTACGGGGCCCTGTTCGCGCTCGATCAGATCGGCCTCTCGACCGGGCAGAACCAGGCGGTCGTCCCGGGCGGCGACCCGGTCACCTACTACCTCGCGATGATCGCGGTGTCGCTCGCGGTGGTCGGCCCGGTCGAGGAACTGCTGTTTCGCGGCGTCGTTCAGGGCGGGATCCGGCGCGCGTTCGACGCCGCCCCCGCGATACTCATCGCGAGCGTCGCGTTCGGGCTGATCCACCTGCCCGCGGTCTCCGGAACGATGGTCGAGCAGTGGGCGTACGTCGGCGTCGTCGTCGTGTTGGGAGCGGTCCTCGGCGCGTTCTACGAGTGGACGGACAACGTGGTGGTCCCCGGGCTGGTACACGGTGTGTACAACGCGGTCACCTACGTGGTGTTGCTCGCGCAGGTGGTCTGA
- the trxA gene encoding thioredoxin — MSSTEAAPAEPIRLADTDAFDAHVADHDVVLVDFYADWCGPCQMMEPAVEAVASDTDAAVLKVDVDEHQALAGEYGVQSIPTLLVFSDGELADQMVGAQTEQALVDAVAEPSA; from the coding sequence ATGAGTTCGACAGAAGCTGCTCCCGCAGAGCCGATTCGGCTAGCCGACACCGACGCGTTCGACGCGCACGTCGCCGACCACGACGTCGTCCTCGTCGACTTCTACGCCGACTGGTGCGGTCCGTGTCAGATGATGGAGCCGGCGGTCGAGGCGGTCGCGAGCGACACCGACGCGGCGGTGCTGAAGGTTGACGTCGACGAGCATCAGGCGCTGGCCGGCGAGTACGGCGTCCAGAGTATTCCGACTCTGCTCGTGTTCTCGGACGGCGAGTTAGCCGATCAGATGGTCGGCGCGCAGACCGAACAGGCGCTCGTCGACGCGGTCGCCGAGCCCTCCGCCTGA
- a CDS encoding AAA family ATPase codes for MSDRGGRALDGSESPTSNRDTADSLAPTAAESAASTAADAPSTGRLVVVCGLPGVGKTTVAERIADHVDGRIRRTDVIRKELFDDPEYTDAETEAVYDELLARAREDIDAGDAVVLDATFADGRFRAEARETAAETAGAFDLVEVDCDEDVVERRIERRDGISDADFEIHLHFKELFDEVAGDHVVVDNSGTEAETFAQVDAAFAKGATADRDDRAATVTDAE; via the coding sequence ATGAGTGACCGAGGCGGTCGAGCGCTGGACGGGTCCGAATCGCCGACTTCGAACCGTGACACGGCGGATTCTCTCGCTCCGACGGCGGCAGAATCGGCCGCCTCGACCGCCGCCGACGCGCCGTCGACCGGGCGACTGGTCGTCGTCTGCGGACTGCCCGGCGTCGGCAAGACGACCGTCGCCGAGCGGATCGCGGACCACGTCGACGGGCGGATACGGCGGACCGACGTGATACGGAAGGAGCTGTTCGACGACCCCGAGTACACCGACGCGGAGACGGAGGCCGTCTACGACGAACTCCTCGCCCGGGCTCGCGAGGACATCGACGCGGGCGACGCCGTCGTCCTCGACGCGACGTTCGCGGACGGTCGGTTCCGGGCGGAGGCCCGCGAGACGGCCGCAGAGACCGCGGGGGCGTTCGACCTCGTCGAGGTCGACTGCGACGAGGACGTCGTCGAGCGACGGATCGAGCGCCGGGACGGGATCAGCGACGCGGACTTCGAGATCCACCTCCACTTCAAGGAGCTGTTCGACGAGGTCGCCGGCGACCACGTCGTCGTCGACAACTCCGGCACGGAGGCGGAGACGTTCGCGCAGGTCGACGCCGCGTTCGCCAAGGGTGCGACCGCCGACCGCGACGACCGGGCGGCGACGGTCACCGACGCCGAGTGA
- a CDS encoding class I SAM-dependent methyltransferase: MGFHTFDADGADRLERAAVRYRWVSAEEVVGPFAAGEFGVLADLGSGTGFYTDDVAERVETVYGVDVQPEMHEYYREKGVPENVELVASDVADLPFADDELDGAFSTMTYHEFASPEALTEIARAVRAGGPLVVFDWSADGDGDHGPPVDERFTAADAVAALEAAGFEVDSASTRTETFGVVARAP; this comes from the coding sequence ATGGGATTCCACACGTTCGACGCGGACGGGGCGGACCGGTTAGAGCGGGCGGCGGTGCGGTACCGCTGGGTGTCCGCGGAGGAGGTCGTCGGGCCGTTCGCGGCCGGTGAGTTCGGCGTCCTTGCCGACCTCGGGAGCGGCACCGGATTCTACACCGACGACGTCGCCGAGCGCGTCGAGACCGTCTACGGCGTCGACGTCCAGCCGGAGATGCACGAGTACTACCGCGAGAAGGGCGTCCCCGAGAACGTCGAACTGGTCGCGAGCGACGTCGCGGACCTCCCGTTCGCGGACGACGAACTCGACGGCGCGTTCTCGACGATGACCTACCATGAGTTCGCGAGCCCGGAAGCGCTCACGGAGATCGCCCGGGCGGTCCGCGCCGGAGGACCGCTCGTCGTGTTCGACTGGTCGGCGGACGGCGACGGCGACCACGGACCCCCGGTCGACGAGCGGTTCACCGCCGCCGACGCCGTCGCGGCGCTGGAGGCGGCGGGGTTCGAGGTCGACTCCGCCTCGACGCGCACGGAGACGTTCGGCGTCGTCGCTCGGGCACCGTAG
- a CDS encoding M24 family metallopeptidase: protein MVDLSARTDRLDAYLDERGLEAVWFARPNGFAWLTGGDNVVDADATTGVAAAGYDGDLRVVTDTIEVERLADEELPEAFAVESFPWHAGSLAEAVAERSPAPAAADFDVPGFETVDGSRLRQPLTDDDVERYRELGREVAAAVETVCRNLEPDDPEYEVAAGIDISLASRDVDTPVVLVGGAGRAQSYRHYTPSDAALGDYALVSVTGERAGLYASMTRTVAFDAPDWFEERHRAAARVEATAIRATEAAAAGTLSGGDAVDAPDGAGGPDDAGDVFEVIQAAYDAVGFPGEWENHHQGGAAGFAGREWIATPDGDEPVQRPMGYAWNPTVQGTKSEDTHLVASDLTERLTKTGRWPSHEAEPVDVAGIETEPVELAAPVIR from the coding sequence ATGGTCGACCTCTCCGCCCGCACCGACAGGCTCGACGCGTACTTAGACGAGCGCGGGCTCGAAGCGGTCTGGTTCGCGCGCCCCAACGGATTCGCGTGGCTCACCGGCGGCGACAACGTCGTCGACGCCGACGCGACGACGGGCGTCGCCGCCGCCGGCTACGACGGTGACCTCCGCGTCGTCACCGACACCATCGAAGTGGAGCGGCTCGCCGACGAGGAGCTCCCGGAGGCGTTCGCGGTCGAGTCGTTCCCGTGGCACGCCGGCTCGCTCGCCGAGGCGGTCGCCGAGCGGTCGCCCGCGCCCGCCGCCGCGGACTTCGACGTTCCCGGCTTCGAGACCGTCGACGGGAGCCGGCTCAGACAGCCCCTCACCGACGACGACGTCGAGCGCTACCGCGAGCTGGGCCGCGAGGTCGCCGCCGCCGTCGAGACCGTCTGTCGGAACCTCGAACCGGACGACCCGGAGTACGAGGTCGCGGCCGGCATCGACATCTCGCTCGCCTCGCGCGACGTGGACACCCCGGTCGTGCTCGTCGGCGGCGCGGGACGCGCCCAGTCCTACCGCCACTACACGCCGAGCGACGCGGCGCTCGGCGACTACGCGCTCGTGTCAGTCACCGGCGAGCGCGCGGGGCTGTACGCCTCGATGACGCGGACCGTCGCCTTCGACGCGCCCGACTGGTTCGAGGAGCGACACCGCGCCGCGGCGCGCGTCGAGGCGACCGCGATCCGCGCCACCGAGGCCGCCGCGGCCGGGACCCTCTCCGGCGGCGACGCCGTCGACGCTCCCGACGGTGCGGGCGGTCCCGACGACGCGGGCGACGTCTTCGAGGTCATCCAAGCCGCGTACGACGCGGTCGGCTTCCCGGGCGAGTGGGAGAACCACCATCAGGGCGGGGCGGCCGGGTTCGCGGGTCGGGAGTGGATCGCGACGCCAGACGGCGACGAGCCGGTTCAACGACCGATGGGCTACGCATGGAACCCGACGGTTCAGGGGACGAAAAGCGAGGACACGCACCTCGTCGCGTCGGACCTGACGGAGCGGCTCACCAAGACGGGGCGGTGGCCGAGCCACGAGGCAGAGCCGGTCGACGTGGCGGGGATCGAGACGGAGCCGGTAGAGCTTGCGGCTCCCGTGATCCGGTAG
- a CDS encoding aminotransferase class V-fold PLP-dependent enzyme produces the protein MRRVTLDDNGMTPRELRADIPALGDAAYFNFGAHGPSPEYVVEAAGSFVADHEYGSATTDPYEYAFETYEAVRERIAAFVGADPEEVALTESTSDGIARVAGAIDWEPGDVVVRTDLEHPAGVLPWQRLEREGVEVRVLETEDGRVDRDEYTEAVADARLVCFSAITWTHGTRLPVRDLVEIADDAGAFTLVDAVQSPGQVPMDVSGWGADAVAAAGHKWTLGPWGAGFLYVDRDAAADLAPRAVGYRSVADPEGDEIEFKPGAGRFEVGTTTAAAHVGLVEALDAIDAVGLDAIESRIESLTDRLKAGVPDDHLLSPQAYESGLVTIDVDDPEATVDRLADEGVVVRSLPGPDGIRASVHAVSTEAEIDRLLDGLEEEF, from the coding sequence ATGAGAAGGGTAACACTCGATGACAACGGTATGACCCCGAGAGAACTCCGCGCGGACATCCCCGCGCTCGGCGACGCGGCGTACTTCAACTTCGGCGCGCACGGGCCCAGCCCGGAGTACGTCGTCGAGGCGGCCGGCTCCTTCGTCGCAGACCACGAGTACGGCTCCGCGACGACCGACCCCTACGAGTACGCCTTCGAGACGTACGAGGCGGTTCGCGAGCGGATCGCGGCGTTCGTCGGCGCGGACCCCGAGGAGGTCGCCCTGACCGAGAGCACGAGCGACGGGATCGCCCGCGTCGCCGGCGCGATCGACTGGGAGCCGGGAGACGTCGTCGTCCGGACCGACCTCGAACACCCGGCGGGAGTCCTCCCGTGGCAGCGGCTCGAACGCGAGGGCGTCGAAGTGCGCGTGCTGGAGACCGAGGACGGCCGCGTCGACCGCGACGAGTACACCGAGGCGGTCGCCGACGCTCGACTGGTCTGTTTCAGCGCGATCACGTGGACCCACGGCACCCGACTCCCGGTGCGAGATCTCGTCGAGATCGCCGACGACGCCGGCGCGTTCACCCTCGTCGACGCGGTCCAGTCACCCGGGCAGGTCCCGATGGACGTGAGCGGGTGGGGGGCCGACGCGGTCGCGGCCGCCGGCCACAAGTGGACGCTCGGCCCGTGGGGGGCCGGGTTCCTCTACGTCGACCGCGACGCCGCGGCCGACCTCGCGCCGCGCGCGGTCGGTTACCGGAGCGTCGCGGACCCCGAGGGCGACGAGATCGAGTTCAAGCCCGGCGCGGGACGCTTCGAGGTGGGAACGACGACCGCCGCGGCCCACGTCGGTCTCGTCGAGGCGCTCGACGCGATCGACGCGGTCGGGCTCGACGCGATCGAGTCCCGGATCGAGTCGCTCACGGACCGCCTGAAGGCGGGCGTTCCGGACGACCACCTTCTCAGTCCGCAAGCGTACGAGTCCGGGCTCGTCACGATCGACGTCGACGACCCGGAAGCGACCGTCGACCGGCTCGCCGATGAGGGCGTCGTCGTCCGGTCGCTGCCGGGTCCGGACGGGATCCGGGCGTCGGTCCACGCCGTCTCGACCGAGGCGGAGATCGACCGGCTCCTTGACGGGCTCGAGGAGGAGTTTTAG
- a CDS encoding translation initiation factor eIF-1A, with amino-acid sequence MSEESGRKNLRMPNDDEVFAVVTEHLGGNHVQLRCADGVERLGRIPGRMKYRTWISEGDVVLAEPWDWQDEKANVEWRYEDEDADQLRREGHIQ; translated from the coding sequence ATGAGCGAAGAATCCGGGCGGAAGAACCTGCGGATGCCCAACGACGACGAAGTGTTCGCCGTGGTGACGGAACACCTCGGCGGCAACCACGTTCAGCTGCGCTGCGCCGACGGCGTGGAGCGACTCGGTCGGATCCCCGGTCGGATGAAGTATCGCACGTGGATCAGCGAGGGGGACGTGGTCCTCGCCGAGCCGTGGGACTGGCAGGACGAGAAGGCGAACGTCGAGTGGCGGTACGAGGACGAGGATGCCGACCAGCTCCGCCGCGAAGGCCACATTCAGTAA
- a CDS encoding NAD(P)/FAD-dependent oxidoreductase: protein MERVDVAIVGGGPAGSSAAHAAATGGADALVLEKGVPRADRDRLGPDSTDAAGILDYWVDIMGIHPDEFDDGVVQRELNRAEFRGPEEAATLESTGIDSSYDKFGYTFQRARFDDWLRDRAEDAGAEYRAGVSVRGVDTDLSVTPGGDDPRHTLELADGDAVGADFVVLADGPQRTVTNRVLDEYLPADAQASERLASRTANHIAYQEYRHVPDAVFEEVNDALVFWWGVMPGETAYPWIFPNADGVCRIGLTMPIGLDVDEFDRDAYALLDADDESIPQGSEYVRRLLEWQYGDEYDVEEDFPVVEEAGKRNGTETYPISSTRPIDSPVEAGIAVAGGAMGTTSAFHEGGDHVAVRTGAIAGKLAAEGDLAAYNRRWKEAIGDEVVRNVTMADMVADYGPDDWDRVIGAADAMLAAGASDGLLAQPYRSGWESAKLLLGYKWNKRRVKRDYVGIDESEYVY from the coding sequence ATGGAACGCGTAGACGTCGCGATCGTGGGTGGCGGTCCGGCGGGGTCCTCCGCAGCGCACGCGGCCGCGACCGGCGGCGCTGACGCGCTCGTGCTCGAAAAGGGAGTCCCCAGAGCCGACCGCGACCGGCTCGGTCCCGACTCGACCGACGCCGCGGGCATCCTCGACTACTGGGTCGACATCATGGGGATCCACCCCGACGAGTTCGACGACGGGGTCGTTCAGCGCGAGCTGAACCGCGCGGAGTTCCGTGGCCCGGAGGAGGCGGCGACGCTCGAATCCACCGGCATCGACTCCTCGTACGACAAGTTCGGGTACACCTTCCAGCGCGCACGCTTCGACGACTGGCTCCGCGACCGCGCGGAGGACGCTGGTGCGGAGTACCGGGCCGGCGTCTCCGTCCGCGGCGTCGACACCGACCTCTCGGTGACGCCCGGCGGCGACGACCCGCGCCACACCCTCGAACTCGCGGACGGGGACGCGGTCGGCGCGGACTTCGTGGTGCTCGCCGACGGACCCCAGCGGACCGTCACGAATCGGGTCCTCGACGAGTACCTGCCCGCGGACGCACAGGCCTCCGAGCGTTTAGCCTCCCGGACCGCGAACCACATCGCGTACCAGGAGTACCGGCACGTCCCGGATGCCGTCTTCGAGGAGGTGAACGACGCCCTCGTCTTCTGGTGGGGCGTGATGCCCGGCGAGACCGCATACCCGTGGATCTTCCCGAACGCCGACGGCGTCTGCCGGATCGGGCTCACGATGCCGATCGGGCTCGACGTCGACGAGTTCGACCGCGACGCGTACGCGCTGCTCGACGCCGACGACGAGTCGATCCCGCAGGGGAGCGAGTACGTCCGCCGGCTCTTGGAGTGGCAGTACGGCGACGAGTACGACGTCGAGGAGGACTTCCCCGTCGTCGAGGAGGCCGGCAAGCGGAACGGGACGGAGACCTACCCGATCTCCTCGACCCGACCGATCGACTCGCCGGTCGAGGCCGGCATCGCGGTCGCCGGCGGCGCGATGGGGACGACCTCGGCGTTCCACGAGGGGGGCGACCACGTCGCCGTCCGCACCGGCGCGATCGCCGGCAAACTCGCCGCCGAGGGCGACCTGGCCGCGTACAACCGCCGCTGGAAGGAGGCGATCGGCGACGAGGTCGTCCGCAACGTGACGATGGCCGACATGGTCGCCGACTACGGACCGGACGACTGGGACCGGGTCATCGGGGCGGCCGACGCGATGCTCGCCGCCGGAGCGAGCGACGGCCTGCTCGCGCAGCCGTACCGGTCCGGCTGGGAGTCGGCGAAGCTCCTCCTCGGCTACAAGTGGAACAAGCGGCGCGTGAAGAGAGACTACGTCGGCATCGACGAGAGCGAGTACGTCTACTGA